In Oscillospiraceae bacterium, a single genomic region encodes these proteins:
- a CDS encoding Na+/H+ antiporter NhaC family protein → MEATFWAFTPAIVAIVLALITKQVYVSLFLGILTGAFMYTGGNPLQALGTLYTVMSEKVGANVPIIVFLVVLGIFVILMQKSGGSRAYGNWAEKKIKSKSGALAATAGLGCLIFVDDYFNCLTVGSVMRPVTDKFRVSHAKLAWIIDCTAAPVCIIAPISSWAAAVSGQLEGNSFVMFIKTIPFNIYAILTLIMVFAFCIFNLDLGKMKKNEEIAATTGDLNAGETDLPTDEDSTIVANPKGRVHHLVVPVLILIACCIGGMIYSGFFYNWDTGVYGTELQSANVIEAFANCDAGSALAIGSTIALVIVGIYYMITKTVSFKEITNSFTQGFKTMVPAILILTFAWSIAGIMGAKGGYLDAQGFVQTYMANIPATIQAFFPAIFFLLASGIAFATGTSWGTFGVLIPVAVAILGGSGTSILLTVSATLGGAVFGDHVSPISDTTILSSTGGNCNHVDHVKTQLPYASIVAGISFVSYVVIGLLSTSNAVIAGVVMWAVALILFAALVVLLMAKKKKAAK, encoded by the coding sequence ATGGAAGCTACTTTTTGGGCGTTTACGCCGGCAATTGTTGCTATTGTTCTGGCACTTATAACAAAGCAAGTGTACGTTTCCCTTTTCCTCGGAATTCTTACCGGTGCATTTATGTATACCGGTGGCAATCCCTTACAGGCATTGGGCACACTTTATACTGTTATGAGTGAAAAAGTGGGAGCTAATGTTCCTATTATTGTTTTTCTTGTAGTGCTTGGTATTTTTGTAATTCTAATGCAAAAATCCGGTGGTTCAAGAGCTTACGGAAACTGGGCTGAAAAGAAAATTAAATCAAAAAGCGGTGCCCTTGCTGCAACAGCAGGACTTGGCTGTTTAATCTTTGTTGATGACTATTTCAACTGTCTTACCGTCGGCTCTGTTATGAGACCTGTAACCGATAAATTCAGAGTTTCTCACGCTAAGCTTGCCTGGATTATTGACTGTACTGCTGCTCCTGTTTGTATTATTGCTCCTATTTCTTCCTGGGCAGCGGCTGTATCGGGCCAACTTGAAGGAAATAGTTTTGTAATGTTTATCAAGACTATTCCCTTCAATATCTATGCTATTCTTACTCTTATTATGGTGTTTGCCTTCTGCATTTTCAATCTTGACCTTGGAAAGATGAAGAAAAATGAAGAAATTGCTGCTACAACAGGTGACCTTAATGCAGGCGAAACAGACCTTCCTACAGATGAGGATTCTACAATAGTTGCAAATCCCAAAGGCAGAGTACATCACCTTGTTGTTCCCGTACTTATATTGATTGCTTGCTGTATCGGCGGTATGATTTACTCCGGCTTCTTCTACAATTGGGACACCGGTGTTTACGGTACTGAATTACAGTCTGCAAACGTTATCGAAGCTTTTGCTAACTGCGATGCAGGCTCTGCTCTTGCTATTGGTTCTACTATTGCTTTGGTTATCGTTGGTATTTACTATATGATTACAAAAACTGTTTCTTTCAAAGAAATAACAAACAGCTTTACTCAAGGCTTTAAAACTATGGTTCCTGCAATTCTAATTCTTACATTTGCTTGGAGTATTGCAGGTATTATGGGCGCTAAGGGCGGCTACCTCGATGCACAGGGCTTTGTTCAGACATATATGGCTAATATCCCTGCAACCATTCAAGCCTTCTTCCCAGCCATCTTCTTCCTTCTTGCATCAGGTATTGCATTTGCTACAGGTACTTCTTGGGGAACCTTCGGTGTACTTATTCCCGTTGCAGTTGCTATCCTCGGCGGAAGCGGTACTTCTATACTTCTTACTGTTTCGGCAACTCTCGGCGGCGCAGTATTCGGCGACCATGTCTCCCCCATTTCCGATACTACAATTCTCTCTTCAACAGGCGGAAACTGCAACCACGTTGACCACGTAAAAACACAGCTTCCCTATGCTTCAATTGTTGCAGGCATCTCCTTTGTTTCTTATGTAGTTATCGGCTTACTTTCCACTTCAAATGCCGTTATTGCCGGTGTTGTTATGTGGGCTGTTGCACTTATACTCTTTGCAGCACTTGTTGTTTTACTTATGGCAAAGAAAAAGAAAGCTGCTAAATAA
- a CDS encoding GntR family transcriptional regulator: MEFDNNIPIYIQLVQQLKIDIISGKIKSGERLPSVRDLALQTKVNPNTMQKALTELEDLKLIYTERTNGKFVTEDKALILKYKEEYADELSKKYFANMQNIGFDKEEAIKYLSQSGGKK; the protein is encoded by the coding sequence ATGGAATTTGATAATAATATTCCTATATATATTCAGCTTGTTCAACAATTAAAAATAGATATTATATCAGGGAAAATAAAGTCGGGAGAACGTTTGCCTTCTGTAAGAGATTTAGCTTTGCAGACTAAGGTCAATCCCAACACAATGCAAAAAGCCTTAACCGAATTAGAAGATTTAAAGCTGATATATACAGAAAGAACAAACGGAAAATTTGTAACAGAGGATAAAGCCTTAATTTTAAAATACAAAGAAGAATATGCCGACGAGTTATCAAAAAAATACTTTGCCAATATGCAAAATATAGGCTTTGACAAAGAAGAAGCAATTAAGTATTTAAGTCAATCAGGAGGAAAGAAATAG
- a CDS encoding ABC transporter ATP-binding protein produces the protein MVELLQCINLEKSFGNKKVLSDINLTVSRGKIIGLLGKNGTGKTTLIKIINDLLTASSGEVLVNGKEIGTESKNIISYLPERTYLDKSMTVDKVIKFFEDFYDNFDSQKARKLLKDLKLDTSQKLSKMSKGMQEKVQLVLVMSRKAELYILDEPLGGVDPATRDYILDTILSNFNDGASVIISTHLISDIERILDEVIFIDDGKIILTSDCDELRTKENGSIDDIFRRMFKC, from the coding sequence ATAGTGGAATTATTACAATGTATCAATTTAGAAAAAAGCTTTGGAAATAAGAAAGTACTCAGCGATATAAATCTGACTGTTTCAAGAGGAAAAATCATAGGGCTTCTTGGCAAAAACGGAACAGGCAAAACAACTCTTATTAAAATTATAAACGATTTATTGACAGCTTCTTCGGGAGAAGTATTAGTAAACGGAAAAGAAATAGGAACAGAGAGCAAAAATATCATTTCCTATCTACCTGAGAGAACATATCTTGACAAGTCTATGACTGTTGATAAGGTTATTAAATTTTTTGAAGATTTTTACGACAATTTCGATTCTCAAAAAGCAAGAAAGCTTCTCAAGGATTTAAAGCTTGATACCTCTCAGAAGCTTTCAAAAATGAGCAAGGGTATGCAGGAAAAGGTACAGCTTGTTCTTGTTATGAGCCGAAAAGCCGAACTTTATATTTTAGACGAGCCTTTAGGCGGAGTTGACCCTGCAACAAGGGACTATATTTTAGATACTATACTTTCAAATTTCAACGACGGCGCAAGCGTTATTATTTCCACTCACTTAATAAGCGATATAGAAAGAATATTAGACGAGGTAATATTTATAGATGACGGAAAAATAATTCTTACCTCTGATTGCGACGAATTAAGAACAAAAGAAAACGGCTCTATTGACGATATTTTCAGGAGGATGTTTAAATGCTGA
- a CDS encoding M20/M25/M40 family metallo-hydrolase, translated as MSDSRTNFYAQRLSRLIQAETVSIDNQTDKTKFYKLQEILREMFPNIFSLCDYEDFDGSFLMRWKGVDSSEPVMLMNHHDVVEAPGKWKHPAFSGEISENKIWGRGTLDNKGGLWAMLQAADELAADGFVPKHDIFFVSTCNEETSGSGADSISNELLKRNIHFSMVLDEGGMIVDEPIANAKGLFAMVGLGEKGCADIKFIARSSGGHASAPQKNSPLVRLGKFMAAVEKINIFKAELSPTVCAMFKAVSSSMKGPVKLFLGHPRLFGFLLVKAIPIISSTAAAMLKTTIAFTMACGSEGTNVMPQEAYVIGNMRYSHHQGKKASIEAITKLAKKFDIETVILSDGFSSPMSDYNSKAFKLIEKAINEIYPNVKVSPYLPTGASDSRFMSRVCENCLRFSPFIIDNEQLKSVHAINENVNISSLSTAVDFYRHIMQEA; from the coding sequence ATGTCAGACTCACGAACAAATTTTTATGCTCAAAGGCTTTCACGCTTAATTCAGGCAGAAACAGTTTCAATTGATAATCAGACTGATAAAACAAAGTTTTATAAACTTCAGGAAATACTCAGAGAAATGTTTCCGAACATTTTCAGCCTTTGCGACTATGAAGATTTCGACGGTAGCTTTTTAATGCGTTGGAAGGGCGTTGACTCCTCAGAGCCTGTTATGCTGATGAATCATCACGATGTAGTAGAAGCTCCGGGAAAATGGAAGCACCCTGCTTTTTCAGGTGAAATTTCTGAAAATAAAATTTGGGGACGTGGCACTTTAGATAATAAAGGCGGCCTTTGGGCTATGCTTCAAGCGGCAGACGAATTAGCAGCTGACGGCTTTGTTCCAAAGCACGATATCTTTTTTGTGTCCACTTGTAATGAAGAAACCAGTGGTAGCGGAGCCGACTCTATTTCTAATGAGCTTTTAAAGCGCAATATTCATTTTTCTATGGTTTTAGACGAAGGCGGTATGATTGTAGACGAGCCTATAGCAAATGCAAAGGGGCTTTTTGCTATGGTAGGCTTGGGCGAAAAGGGCTGTGCTGATATTAAGTTTATTGCACGTTCTTCGGGCGGACACGCTTCTGCGCCGCAAAAAAACTCTCCTCTTGTACGTCTTGGTAAATTTATGGCTGCTGTTGAAAAAATCAACATATTCAAAGCTGAGCTTTCACCTACTGTTTGCGCTATGTTTAAAGCTGTTTCCTCTTCTATGAAGGGACCTGTAAAATTATTTCTCGGACATCCACGTTTATTTGGTTTTTTGCTTGTAAAGGCAATCCCGATTATATCAAGCACTGCCGCTGCTATGCTTAAAACTACAATAGCTTTTACAATGGCTTGCGGCTCTGAGGGTACAAATGTTATGCCGCAAGAAGCATATGTAATAGGAAATATGCGTTATTCTCATCATCAGGGTAAAAAAGCAAGCATTGAGGCAATTACAAAGCTTGCAAAAAAATTCGATATCGAAACAGTTATACTTAGTGATGGCTTCAGTTCTCCTATGTCAGACTATAACAGTAAAGCCTTTAAGCTTATCGAAAAAGCCATTAACGAAATTTATCCCAATGTAAAGGTTTCCCCTTATCTGCCTACAGGCGCCAGCGACAGCAGATTTATGAGCCGAGTATGTGAAAACTGTCTGCGGTTTTCTCCCTTTATTATTGATAACGAACAGCTTAAAAGTGTTCACGCAATCAATGAAAACGTTAATATTTCCTCTCTTTCAACTGCAGTGGATTTTTACAGACACATAATGCAGGAGGCATAA
- a CDS encoding YfcC family protein produces MSSQKEKGLNISIKSFITAIVVIFILMVATYILTFIVPGGEYQRITDSNGNLIIDTNGSFSYIEGGISFWKWLLSPILVLGASGNSTLIAVIIFLLVIGGVFNSLDKSGIIKYMLDKIVCRFGKVRYRLMAVILLFFMALGAMIGSFEECVPLVPIVVALSINLGWDALTGVGMSLLAVGCGFASGICNPFTVGVAQQLAGLPMFSGAWMRILSFLLIYLLLFFFLFLYSKKIAKPLNEISIKGSFVPNIKTERGVICFVVILGTGIAVILCSGFIKTLQDYTMIIVAVMFLAAGLASTLVSGMTVKTLFSIFLNGIVSIFPAVIMILMASSIKFTLEEAKVLDSILHGAISVAQNMPNFAVILFIYLIVLVMNFFIPSGSAKAFMLIPLIIPMAQIFGISPQLCIVAFAFGDGFSNMLYPTNPALLISLGLADVGYSKWFKFSWKFQLTNLLLTSLILLLGIVIGY; encoded by the coding sequence ATGAGTAGTCAAAAAGAAAAAGGACTTAATATAAGCATTAAATCCTTTATTACTGCTATAGTTGTAATTTTTATTCTTATGGTAGCAACCTATATTCTTACGTTTATAGTACCGGGCGGAGAATATCAAAGAATTACTGACAGCAACGGAAATCTTATTATTGATACTAACGGAAGCTTTTCTTACATAGAAGGCGGTATTTCCTTCTGGAAATGGCTTCTTTCCCCTATTTTAGTATTAGGTGCTTCCGGCAACTCAACTTTAATTGCTGTCATTATTTTCTTATTAGTTATCGGCGGTGTATTTAACAGCTTAGATAAATCCGGCATTATAAAATATATGCTCGATAAAATAGTTTGTAGATTTGGCAAAGTCCGTTATCGCCTTATGGCTGTTATTCTTCTGTTTTTTATGGCATTAGGTGCTATGATTGGCTCTTTTGAAGAGTGTGTTCCGTTAGTTCCCATCGTGGTAGCTCTATCAATCAATCTTGGATGGGATGCTTTGACAGGTGTAGGTATGAGCTTACTTGCTGTTGGTTGCGGTTTTGCTTCGGGCATTTGTAATCCTTTTACAGTCGGTGTGGCACAACAGCTTGCAGGACTTCCTATGTTTTCGGGCGCATGGATGCGAATTTTATCCTTCCTGTTGATTTATTTGCTGTTATTTTTCTTTCTTTTCCTTTATTCTAAAAAAATCGCAAAGCCTTTAAATGAAATTTCAATTAAAGGAAGCTTTGTTCCAAATATCAAAACAGAGCGTGGTGTTATCTGCTTTGTTGTAATTCTCGGTACAGGTATTGCCGTTATTCTCTGCTCCGGCTTTATTAAAACCCTTCAGGACTACACTATGATTATTGTAGCTGTTATGTTTTTAGCGGCAGGATTAGCTTCCACTCTTGTTTCGGGTATGACTGTAAAAACTCTTTTTTCTATCTTTTTAAACGGTATTGTGAGCATCTTCCCCGCTGTTATTATGATTTTGATGGCTTCTTCCATTAAATTCACTTTAGAAGAAGCAAAAGTGTTGGACTCCATTCTTCACGGCGCTATCAGCGTTGCTCAAAATATGCCAAACTTTGCAGTAATTTTATTTATTTACTTAATTGTTCTTGTTATGAATTTCTTTATTCCGTCGGGCTCGGCTAAAGCATTTATGCTTATCCCTTTAATTATTCCTATGGCGCAAATTTTCGGCATATCCCCACAGCTTTGCATCGTAGCTTTTGCCTTTGGCGACGGTTTTTCAAATATGCTTTACCCCACAAATCCCGCCTTGCTTATAAGCTTGGGCTTAGCCGATGTAGGCTACAGCAAATGGTTTAAATTCAGCTGGAAATTTCAGCTAACTAATCTTCTTCTAACAAGCCTTATTTTACTGCTCGGTATTGTTATTGGATATTAA
- a CDS encoding DUF4234 domain-containing protein has protein sequence MNIKSRNIVTAIILTVITCGIYGIYWTVCLAREAVSVKDPADSGILEIVLMLFISPVGFFLAEQKFAAGCAAKGIEHKDNSILYLILGFVGLGIVNFCLMQNDLNKIAGANSVQ, from the coding sequence ATGAACATTAAATCACGTAACATTGTAACAGCAATCATTCTTACAGTCATCACTTGCGGAATCTATGGCATTTATTGGACAGTATGCCTTGCTCGTGAAGCAGTATCCGTTAAAGATCCTGCAGATAGCGGTATTCTTGAAATAGTTCTTATGCTTTTTATTTCTCCTGTAGGCTTCTTCCTTGCAGAGCAGAAATTTGCTGCAGGCTGTGCTGCAAAGGGAATTGAACATAAAGATAACTCAATTCTTTATCTTATCCTTGGCTTTGTAGGTCTTGGAATTGTTAACTTCTGCCTTATGCAGAATGACCTTAACAAAATTGCAGGCGCTAATTCTGTTCAATAA
- a CDS encoding DUF2752 domain-containing protein has translation MQDIKRRRKKAILFTLIVILIAIILTLTAKYVISFPCVFYKLTGLYCPGCGNTRAAIALLSFDFPKAFSYNAFFFFEFFYIVWVYIFSVINYIKNKRFSYHSPSKLFDCLMLAAFFIWGIVRNFI, from the coding sequence ATGCAGGATATAAAGCGTCGACGAAAAAAGGCAATATTGTTTACTTTGATTGTTATTTTAATTGCAATTATTCTTACTTTAACAGCTAAATATGTAATATCCTTTCCCTGCGTTTTTTATAAGCTTACGGGGCTTTACTGTCCCGGCTGCGGAAACACAAGGGCGGCAATAGCACTTTTAAGCTTTGATTTTCCCAAAGCTTTTTCTTACAATGCGTTTTTCTTTTTTGAATTTTTCTATATAGTATGGGTTTATATTTTTTCCGTAATAAACTATATAAAAAATAAGCGTTTTTCATACCATTCCCCCTCCAAGCTTTTTGATTGCCTGATGCTTGCAGCTTTTTTCATTTGGGGAATTGTGAGAAATTTTATTTAA
- a CDS encoding alpha/beta hydrolase, whose amino-acid sequence MTKRKFYVEKKLIKSANKDMKILIIRPTVNTKPKNKATGILWIHGGGYITGMAEMIYISRAIDLVKKYGAVVITPEYRLSKEAPYPAALEDCYTALRYLKEHSDQLGVNSSQLMIGGESAGGGLTAALCMYARDKGEINIAFQMPLYPMMDDRYTNSSIDNHNFILNTKTIHLGWKIYLGKLYGKKVPPYAAAARQTDYSNLPPAYTFVGDKEIFYSETLNYIKNLNNAGIKACVDVYPTKFHSFDMFTPFRKISKQAISEFEKQYLYATEHYFAPQP is encoded by the coding sequence ATGACTAAAAGAAAATTTTACGTTGAAAAAAAGCTTATAAAATCAGCAAATAAAGATATGAAAATACTTATTATCCGCCCTACTGTAAACACAAAACCAAAAAACAAAGCAACGGGGATTTTATGGATTCACGGAGGCGGATATATAACAGGTATGGCGGAAATGATTTATATATCCCGTGCCATTGATTTAGTTAAAAAATACGGCGCTGTGGTAATCACTCCCGAGTACCGTCTTTCCAAAGAAGCTCCATACCCTGCCGCCCTTGAAGATTGCTATACGGCTCTTCGTTATCTCAAAGAGCATAGCGACCAATTAGGTGTTAACAGCAGTCAGCTTATGATAGGCGGCGAAAGTGCAGGCGGCGGACTTACAGCCGCACTTTGTATGTATGCCCGAGACAAAGGAGAAATAAATATTGCCTTTCAGATGCCTCTTTATCCTATGATGGACGACCGCTATACTAATTCTTCAATAGATAATCATAACTTTATTTTAAATACAAAAACAATTCATTTAGGTTGGAAAATATATTTGGGCAAGCTTTACGGCAAAAAAGTCCCCCCATATGCCGCCGCAGCCCGTCAGACCGATTACTCAAACTTACCCCCTGCTTATACCTTTGTGGGCGATAAAGAGATTTTTTACAGCGAAACATTGAATTATATAAAAAATCTTAACAATGCCGGAATTAAAGCTTGTGTTGATGTATATCCCACTAAATTTCATTCCTTTGATATGTTTACCCCTTTCAGAAAAATAAGCAAACAAGCAATCAGCGAATTTGAAAAACAGTACCTATATGCAACAGAGCACTATTTTGCCCCTCAGCCATAA
- a CDS encoding DUF4173 domain-containing protein, translating into MSDMLTNQNDSSENEYTFTNEEAKVECKKESRTFCASESFFAWVSLIAGYLFCRVFPVTINPMGGFIFTFLMFAVTIVVLKIKKVKIGVLPLLSALSALIISLSLIFSGNEFLNFFAYLYAITIYCYFIYSATGNVIKRGFSNLILADFLKALFILPFSSIHQLFRVVLTKKAGRKFSLKLIAGIIIAIIPTAFVVLLLSYDKSFFNLWTSIFDFSFTEIFSHIFSALFGIPIGMYIFGLFISSVDNKCQEILNVQSCEKVSQEFKIAPAVTALAATIPILFVYVIFFISQWQYYISGFTGILPKGFSYSQYAREGFFQLCAVSVINLIIIIAVMVFMKRKTKLSRIALKILSITYSVFTLILISTAVAKMVMYIDCYGLTQKRIYATWFMLVIAVIFIFILIKQIISKFRVIATSFCACVVLFAALSLSNVDVIIAKYNVNRYITGTLQNADIYAISELGDAAVPELIRLAEALEEKNAKNKITKAERETYSQLTDELNNISKRFKKDDKGVFSVTVPYLKAKDAIEKWEK; encoded by the coding sequence ATGAGTGATATGTTAACTAATCAAAATGACAGTTCTGAAAATGAGTACACCTTTACAAACGAGGAAGCTAAGGTGGAGTGTAAGAAGGAGTCTCGTACATTTTGTGCATCAGAGAGCTTTTTTGCTTGGGTTAGCTTAATTGCAGGATATCTTTTCTGCCGTGTGTTTCCCGTAACAATTAACCCTATGGGCGGTTTTATATTTACCTTTTTAATGTTTGCAGTAACAATAGTTGTTTTAAAAATAAAAAAGGTAAAAATAGGTGTATTGCCGTTACTGTCAGCTTTATCAGCTCTTATAATTTCCTTGAGTCTGATATTCAGCGGGAATGAGTTTTTGAACTTTTTTGCTTATCTATACGCTATAACAATATATTGTTATTTCATTTATTCTGCTACGGGAAATGTTATAAAAAGAGGCTTCTCGAATTTAATTTTAGCTGATTTTTTAAAAGCTTTATTTATATTACCATTCAGCTCAATTCATCAGCTGTTCAGAGTAGTTTTAACAAAAAAAGCCGGCAGAAAATTTTCGTTGAAATTGATTGCGGGTATTATAATTGCAATAATTCCTACAGCATTTGTTGTACTTTTGCTGTCATATGATAAGAGCTTTTTCAATTTGTGGACATCTATTTTTGATTTTAGCTTTACAGAAATTTTTTCTCATATTTTCAGTGCCTTGTTCGGAATTCCTATAGGAATGTATATTTTTGGACTGTTTATTTCTTCTGTTGATAATAAATGTCAAGAAATTTTAAATGTACAAAGCTGTGAAAAAGTGTCGCAGGAGTTTAAAATAGCACCGGCTGTAACAGCTTTGGCTGCGACGATACCTATACTTTTTGTGTATGTAATTTTTTTCATTTCACAATGGCAATATTATATTTCAGGCTTTACGGGAATTTTGCCAAAGGGCTTTAGCTATTCTCAGTATGCCAGAGAAGGCTTTTTCCAGCTTTGCGCAGTATCTGTAATTAATCTTATAATAATTATCGCTGTTATGGTATTTATGAAACGTAAGACAAAGCTTTCAAGGATAGCTCTTAAAATACTTTCTATAACATATTCGGTTTTCACTCTTATACTTATAAGTACAGCTGTTGCAAAGATGGTTATGTATATTGACTGCTACGGTCTTACTCAAAAAAGAATATATGCCACCTGGTTTATGTTGGTAATAGCTGTAATATTTATATTTATTTTAATTAAGCAAATTATATCTAAATTCAGAGTAATAGCGACATCGTTTTGTGCTTGTGTAGTGCTTTTTGCGGCACTGTCGTTGTCAAATGTAGATGTAATTATAGCTAAATATAATGTAAATAGATATATTACAGGTACTCTTCAAAATGCAGACATATACGCAATAAGTGAGCTTGGAGATGCGGCAGTTCCGGAGCTTATACGCTTGGCAGAGGCGCTTGAGGAGAAAAATGCTAAAAATAAAATTACAAAAGCAGAAAGAGAAACTTATTCTCAGTTAACTGACGAATTGAATAATATATCAAAACGTTTCAAGAAAGATGATAAGGGCGTTTTTTCTGTTACAGTACCGTATCTGAAAGCTAAAGACGCCATTGAAAAATGGGAAAAATAA
- a CDS encoding helix-turn-helix transcriptional regulator: protein MIIINLDVVMAKRKMSLNELSEKVGITLANLSILKNNKAKAIRFSTLDAICQVLECKVEDIIEFIPSEKERSIEK, encoded by the coding sequence ATGATAATAATAAATCTTGATGTAGTTATGGCAAAACGGAAAATGTCATTAAACGAGCTTTCCGAAAAAGTGGGAATTACTCTTGCCAATCTATCAATACTTAAAAACAATAAAGCAAAGGCAATACGCTTCTCAACCTTAGATGCAATTTGTCAGGTGCTTGAATGTAAAGTAGAGGATATAATAGAGTTTATTCCTTCGGAAAAAGAAAGGAGTATAGAAAAATGA